The following are from one region of the Fusarium verticillioides 7600 chromosome 1, whole genome shotgun sequence genome:
- a CDS encoding ankyrin repeat protein nuc-2, whose product MKFGKQIQKRQLEVPEYAASFVNYKALKKLIKKLSATPTLTSQNDVLRSATPVDSQAALQANKATFFFQLERELDKVNAFYLQKEAELKIRLKTLLDKKKVIQSRHGISRRSAKFTTLEEGFQQFATDLNKLQQFVEINGTAFSKILKKWDKTSKSKTKELYLSRAVEVQPFFNATVISELSDQATTSLQELGAWSDGIQVNFQSGHVVTSQHFVGTDEGDADTLLLDTVITGNLESLKDLLQRMRSANDTGDGDSSLMERLTRTFLAAISEAPQESLRVLLDTGLVDLHSYDDINERNCLHQAAIYGKQYVLEWGLSVNVVVDRTDVYGRVPLHYASLHGRLEMLKVLLDANQKTIDLIDHDNFTPLIHAIIHGHLDCIELLLARSARIDPFSDSDHVPLNLACEHGSVAVVEMLLKHGAKILPDAEGLYPQHLVARAGQTSELLLLLKQYGADLDQIDKLYGWTPLVHSASEGNVDCLQALLKVGVDASIVDEKDLPAMYYAAWEGHLACMKLLTPFNTRPRASPFMVQPALGPMDSSTAPLPMSLDPDAIPELELPPPIIPLRRYGHNFLDTKTVVQISFGDFEEQPLVFFQDGKYPAARLTISSKVSDLIPKNIILPFQEDTRMVSFQVDNLDTFSLDIDVFPTYGAKVIAKTVALSSIFKGLQGSSACCLPLFDPRLRAIGQISFTVQVIKPFQGQPLEITDFETYWKATSQFNQPTSAIVTGSSLSGDYVRLFVQYTSDGVPVLWPRWTIACGGLDIPVCRLTLEQFTSMTIRSNSRAELPNLKTKSAESMAEVYHILATVGVTLQEALSLLNPGMHVNLQVLYPTPEEEKAFSLGPALDVNVFVDSILNIVFEHARTQRAQAPDVVRSIVFSSFSPRLCTALNWKQPNFPVFLCNDLGREETSGPSGRRSTSIKEVVRIAQSNNFMGLICYSRLLDMVPALVDAVKSHGLALVTDKSSDSPDASPMTDPFPRPPKGVDGVLKSHGILRFNDSIDM is encoded by the exons AT GAAGTTTGGCAAGCAGATCCAGAAGCGTCAGCTTGAGGTGCCTGAATATGCTGCCAGCTTTGTCAACTATAAGGCCCTGAAAAAG ctcatcaagaagctgtctGCGACCCCTACCCTAACCTCACAGAACGATGTTCTCCGCTCGGCCACCCCTGTGGATTCCCAGGCCGCTCTCCAGGCCAATAaagcaaccttcttcttccaactG GAACGGGAACTCGACAAGGTCAACGCCTTCTACCTGCAGAAGGAAGCTGAG CTGAAAATTCGCCTCAAGACGCTCCTTGATAAGAAGAAGGTGATACAGTCTCGTCATGGCATCTCTCGGCGCTCAGCCAAGTTCACTACCCTCGAGGAAGGCTTCCAACAGTTTGCTACCGACCTCAACAAACTTCAACAGTTTGTCGAGATCAACGGTACTGCTTTCTCAAAGATTCTCAAAAAGTGGGACAAGAcatcaaagtccaagacaaaggagcTTTACCTCTCGAGAGCCGTCGAAGTCCAGCCATTCTTCAATGCTACGGTAATAAGCGAGCTTTCTGATCAGGCCACCACAAGTCTACAAGAGCTCGGTGCTTGGTCGGATGGAATCCAAGTGAACTTTCAGTCGGGGCACGTGGTGACCTCGCAGCATTTCGTCGGCACTGATGAAGGGGACGCAGACACACTGCTACTTGATACTGTTATCACAGGAAACCTCGAGTCCTTAAAGGACCTTCTTCAACGGATGCGCTCCGCCAACGACactggagatggagatagCTCGTTGATGGAAAGGCTCACGCGGACCTTCTTAGCAGCCATCTCAGAAGCTCCACAAGAGTCCCTGCGAGTTCTACTCGACACAGGTCTCGTTGATCTCCACTCTTatgatgatatcaatgaGAGAAATTGCCTGCACCAAGCTGCCATCTATGGCAAGCAGTACGTCCTGGAGTGGGGCTTGTCAGTCAATGTTGTTGTGGATAGAACAGATGTCTATGGCCGGGTTCCTCTGCATTATGCCAGCCTTCACGGAAGATTGGAAATGCTCAAGGTCCTCTTGGACG CAAATCAAAAAACCATCGACCTCATCGACCACGACAACTTCACCCCCTTGATTCATGCTATTATCCACGGACATCTCGACTGCATCGAACTTCTCCTTGCCAGATCTGCACGTATCGATCCGTTTTCTGATTCGGATCATGTGCCCTTGAACCTCGCTTGCGAACATGGCTCGGTGGCCGTGgttgagatgctgttgaagcaTGGGGCCAAGATCTTGCCTGATGCTGAAGGCCTTTACCCTCAGCATCTCGTAGCAAGGGCTGGCCAAACCTCAGAACTGCTCCTACTCCTCAAGCAATATGGCGCTGATCTCGACCAAATTGATAAACTTTATGGATGGACACCACTAGTACATTCTGCAAGCGAAGGCAATGTCGACTGTCTTCAAGCACTACTCAAGGTCGGGGTCGATGCAAGCAtcgtggatgagaaggacctTCCAGCCATGTACTATGCTGCTTGGGAGGGACACCTTGCGTGTATGAAATTGCTAACCCCATTCAACACACGACCACGAGCCAGTCCCTTCATGGTGCAGCCTGCCTTGGGTCCTATGGACTCAAGTACAGCGCCTCTGCCCATGTCTCTTGATCCCGATGCGATCCCCGAACTCGaacttcctcctccaatCATTCCTCTGCGCCGATACGGACACAACTTCCTTGACACAAAGACAGTTGTTCAGATCTCTTTCGGAGATTTCGAGGAACAGCcccttgtcttcttccaggaTGGAAAATACCCTGCCGCTCGCCTCACGATTTCTTCAAAGGTTTCGGATCTTATACCGAAGAATATCATTCTGCCTTTCCAAGAAGACACTCGTATGGTATCCTTCCAGGTTGACAACTTGGATACTTTCagtctcgatatcgacgTGTTCCCCACATATGGCGCAAAGGTTATTGCCAAGACGGTCGCCCTatcaagcatcttcaagGGACTACAAGGCTCTTCGGCATGTTGTTTGCCATTGTTTGATCCCCGCCTTCGCGCCATTGGACAGATCAGCTTCACTGTGCAGGTCATCAAGCCATTCCAAGGGCAGCCTCTGGAGATTACCGACTTTGAAACCTACTGGAAAGCAACAAGCCAATTCAACCAACCAACTAGCGCTATTGTCACTGGATCGAGCCTCTCGGGCGATTATGTAAGGCTATTTGTCCAATATACCAGTGACGGTGTCCCTGTGCTCTGGCCTAGATGGACAATAGCCTGCGGTGGCCTTGATATTCCTGTCTGCAGATTGACTCTGGAACAATTCACTTCCATGACTATCAGGAGCAACAGCCGTGCAGAACTCCCCAACTTGAAAACCAAGTCAGCTGAAAGCATGGCTGAGGTCTATCACATCCTTGCGACGGTCGGTGTGACACTTCAGGAAGCACTTTCTTTACTCAACCCTGGAATGCATGTCAATCTACAAGTATTGTACCCAACtcccgaggaagaaaaggccTTCTCGCTTGGGCCTGCTTTGGATGTCAACGTGTTTGTCGATTCAATCCTCAACATTGTGTTCGAGCATGCGCGAACACAACGTGCACAGGCTCCTGATGTGGTCCGATCGATTGtattcagcagcttcagcccTCGACTATGTACGGCCTTGAATTGGAAGCAGCCCAATTTCCCTGTTTTCTTGTGTAACGACCTCGGACGAGAGGAGACCTCGGGACCCAGTGGAAGGCGAAGTACCTCCATTAAGGAGGTTGTGAGAATTGCCCAAAGCAATAACTTCATGGGATTAATATGTTATTCTCGACTACTG GACATGGTACCTGCACTGGTagatgctgtcaagtctCATGGGCTGGCTTTGGTGACAGACAAGTCATCGGACTCACCGGATGCGAGCCCAATGACTGATCCTTTCCCACGACCACCCAAGGGCGTCGATGGAGTTCTGAAAAGCCATGGTATTTTGCGTTTCAATGATTCAATAGACATGTAG
- a CDS encoding dolichyl-phosphate-mannose-protein mannosyltransferase produces the protein MAADKAAVASGADLGDGLRQRPVAGQANLQVPTPQPEDNKKLVKKEPSLLQTLDQWEVVIAPLIFTLLAIFTRLYKIGISNIVTWDEAHFGKFGSYYIKHEYYFDVHPPLGKMLVGLSGVLAGYNGTFEFKSGEKYPEEVNYTIMRIFNAAFGIFCIPLAYYTARELKLRRPAVWLVTLMVLCENSYTTISRFILLDSMLLCGTVATVFCWSKFHNQRHNSFEPEWFFWLFLTGLSIGCVCSVKLVGLFVTALVGLYTIEDLWRKFGDTKMPVTTLGAHVITRVVGLIVIPFLIYLLSFALHFAILDRSGPGDAQMSSLFQANLKGTQVGKDSPLEIAIGSRATIKNMGYGGGLLHSHVQTYPEGSKQQQVTCYHHKDTNNDWFFYPNRREEDYNPEGDLRFIGDNSVIRLIHAQTGRNLHSHDIAAPVTRGHKEVSSYGNLTVGDDKDHWKVEVVRDSASRDRSKIRTLTTAFRLKHEVLGCYLRAGNVNLPQWGFKQIEVTCTKENNPRDTYTHWNVEAHWNDKLPPAEAGVYKSPFFHDFVHLNVAMMTSNNALVPDPDKQDDLASKWWQWPFLHVGLRMCGWGDDIVKYFLLGNPLVYWGSTASLGIAGLVIVWYILRWQRGVNDLSENEIDHIHYAALYPLAGWFLHYLPFVIMARVTYVHHYYPALYFAILNFGFLIDWFTRNRNKTIQTIVYGILYTVIIGLYIYFIPICWGMTGNHKQYKYMKWFDNWRVTD, from the exons ATGGCTGCCGACAAGGCTGCTGTCGCCTCAGGCGCTGACCTAGGCGATGGTCTGAGACAGCGTCCTGTCGCTGGACAAGCTAACCTGCAAGTCCCGACTCCTCAGCCTGaggacaacaagaagcttgtcaagaag GAGCCCTCATTGCTTCAAACACTCGACCAGTGGGAGGTTGTCATTGCCCCGCTGATCTTCACTCTCCTGGCTATCTTCACTCGACTCTACAAGATTGGTATCAGCAATATCGTTACTTGGGATGAAGCTCA CTTCGGCAAGTTCGGTTCCTACTATATCAAGCATGAATACTACTTCGATGTCCACCCTCCTCTTGGCAAGATGCTCGTCGGTCTCTCTGGAGTCCTGGCTGGCTACAACGGAACATTCGAGTTCAAGTCTGGCGAAAAGTACCCCGAGGAAGTCAACTACACCATCATGCGCATCTTCAATGCGGCTTTCGGTATCTTCTGTATTCCTCTTGCTTACTACACTGCCCGTGAGCTCAAGCTTCGACGTCCTGCTGTGTGGCTCGTTACTCTGATGGTTCTTTGCGAGAACTCTTACACCACTATCAGCCGTTTCATTCTACTCGACTCCATGCTGCTATGCGGTACCGTGGCCACCGTCTTCTGCTGGTCCAAGTTCCACAACCAGCGACACAACAGCTTCGAGCCCGAGTGgttcttctggctcttcttgactGGCCTCAGCATTGGCTGTGTCTGCAGTGTCAAGCTTGTTGGTCTTTTCGTTACCGCTCTCGTTGGTCTTTATACCATTGAGGACCTCTGGCGAAAGTTCGGCGACACCAAAATGCCTGTT ACCACTCTTGGTGCCCACGTCATCACCCGTGTTGTTggcctcatcgtcatccctTTCCTCATCTATCTCCTCTCTTTCGCCCTGCACTTCGCCATTCTCGACCGCTCCGGCCCTGGTGATGCTCAAATGAGCTCCCTCTTCCAGGCTAACCTCAAGGGTACCCAGGTTGGAAAGGACAGCCCTCTCGAGATCGCGATTGGTTCTCGCGCTACTATCAAGAACATGGGCTACGGTGGTGGtcttcttcactctcacGTTCAGACCTACCCCGAGGGTtccaagcagcagcaggttACTTGCTACCACCACAAGGACACCAACAACGATTGGTTCTTCTACCCTAACCGCCGAGAGGAGGACTACAACCCTGAGGGTGATCTCCGATTCATTGGTGACAACTCCGTCATTCGACTTATCCACGCTCAGACTGGCCGCAACCTGCACTCTCATGACATCGCTGCCCCGGTCACCCGAGGCCATAAGGAAGTTTCCAGCTACGGTAACCTGActgttggcgatgacaaGGACCActggaaggttgaggttgttcGTGATTCTGCTTCTCGCGACCGCAGCAAGATCAGGACTCTTACCACTGCTTTCCGTCTCAAGCACGAGGTCCTTGGTTGTTACCTCCGAGCTGGCAACGTCAACCTTCCTCAGTGGGGTTTCAAGCAGATTGAGGTTACTTGCACCAAGGAGAACAACCCTCGTGACACCTACACCCACTGGAACGTAGAGGCTCACTGGAACGACAAGC TCCCTCCCGCCGAGGCTGGTGTCTACAAGTCCCCATTCTTCCACGACTTTGTTCACCTGAACGTCGCTATGATGACCTCCAACAACGCTCTGGTCCCCGATCCTGATAAGCAGGACGACCTTGCTTCCAAGTGGTGGCAGTGGCCTTTCCTTCATGTCGGTCTCCGTATGTGCGGGTGGggtgatgatatcgtcaAGTACTTCCTCCTCGGTAACCCTCTCGTCTACTGGGGTTCTACTGCTTCTCTTGGAAttgctggccttgtcatcgtcTGGTACATTCTTCGATGGCAACGAGGTGTTAACGATCTCAGCGAGAACGAGATTGACCACATTCACTACGCGGCATTGTACCCCCTTGCCGGCTGGTTCCTTCACTATCTTCCTTTTGTTATCATGGCTCGTGTTACTTACGTGCATCACTACTACCCAGCTCTCTactttgccattctcaactttggcttccttATTGACTGGTTCACTCGCAACCgcaacaagaccatccaGACCATCGTGTATGGCATTCTCTACACCGTCATTATCGGCCTTTACATTTACTTCATCCCCATTTGCTGGGGCATGACTGGCAACCACAAGCAGTACAAGTACATGAAGTGGTTCGACAACTGGCGAGTCACCGACTAA
- a CDS encoding kinetochore protein SPC25: protein MATDFQSSLSASMRQSMAPVGPSVANQLPNINFGFDDLRDRMAKFTARFDAFIEEGRKRVLEERNQFRMNVAELQEDQRMKKRDIEIIQVKTSTHQQTIEKEEAETREMESAINSLAAQRDNHLATRNSLKAEIAQTQAEIEARLAAQREYAQQQQAQSRFNVPELDFWITNLCLKIEGAGHDDRLKFVYTHIDEKDWEREAWFELVTSSRDYDVKHCRPKIEREKVERVLDKLNETRELVVLLKGMRELFVEAMKT, encoded by the exons ATGGCTACCGACTTTCAGTCCTCCCTATCCGCCAGCATGCGACAGAGCATGGCCCCCGTCGGCCCCTCTGTCGCAAACCAGCTGCCCAACATCAACTTTGGCTTCGATGACCTTCGCGATCGCATGGCAAAGTTCACAGCCCGATTCGATGCTTTCATTGAAGAGGGCCGTAAGCGCGTTCTCGAAGAACGCAACCAGTTTCGCATGAAcgttgctgagcttcaag AGGATCAACgcatgaagaagcgagaCATCGAAATCATTCAAGTCAAAACCTCGACGCACCAACAGACAAtcgagaaggaagaggcagaaacgCGCGAGATGGAGAGCGCTATCAACTCCCTCGCTGCCCAGCGCGATAACCACCTCGCAACCCGCAACAGTCTCAAGGCTGAAATCGCACAAACACAAGCCGAGATCGAAGCCCGACTTGCCGCCCAGCGCGAATAcgctcaacagcaacaagcaCAGTCTCGTTTCAACGTCCCCGAGCTGGACTTTTGGATCACCAACCTCTGCCTCAAGATTGAAGGCGCTGGCCACGACGATCGTCTCAAGTTTGTGTACACGCATATTGACGAGAAGGACTGGGAGCGTGAGGCTTGGTTTGAGCTTGTTACAAGCTCGCGCGACTACGATGTGAAGCACTGTAGGCCTAAGATTGAGCgggaaaaggttgagagggTGCTTGATAAGCTGAATGAGACGAGGGAATTGGTTGTTCTGCTAAAGGGCATGAGGGAGTTGTTTGTGGAGGCTATGAAGACCTGA